Proteins from a single region of Alloscardovia omnicolens:
- a CDS encoding cyclophilin-like fold protein, which yields MMKEKLQRILVHVLNITLICAILTACAPQKQHAQSTPQNESALKQNNANSSNTSNAPGDKKTKENTMIKLHANGHVMDVELAHNAATEELMNRLAQGPLTVRTQDYAGWEKVGSLGFNLPRSDEHVSMQPGDIMLYQGNQLVVMYGYNEWSETRIGTIKNLSASQLKDIFGSGDTEFTFTLN from the coding sequence ATGATGAAAGAAAAACTGCAGCGCATCCTTGTGCACGTCCTGAATATAACGCTTATATGTGCTATTCTCACGGCGTGTGCTCCACAAAAACAGCACGCACAATCGACGCCACAAAATGAGAGCGCGCTCAAGCAGAATAATGCAAATTCCTCGAACACATCGAATGCTCCGGGAGATAAGAAAACAAAGGAAAACACAATGATAAAGCTGCACGCCAATGGTCATGTGATGGATGTGGAGCTGGCACATAACGCCGCCACCGAAGAGTTGATGAATAGACTGGCTCAAGGACCTCTCACAGTGAGGACGCAGGACTACGCGGGTTGGGAAAAAGTTGGATCCCTTGGGTTTAATCTACCGCGTAGCGATGAGCACGTATCTATGCAGCCGGGAGATATTATGCTCTATCAAGGAAATCAACTGGTGGTTATGTATGGATATAACGAGTGGAGCGAAACAAGGATTGGCACTATTAAAAATCTCAGTGCTTCGCAGTTAAAAGACATATTCGGTTCAGGTGATACGGAATTTACGTTCACACTCAACTGA
- the ilvA gene encoding threonine ammonia-lyase produces the protein MTPEEISAYVQRDHADDLKTASERLQSVARHTQLEESQILSERTGARVVMKPENLQKTGSFKLRGAYNKIASLSQEELDRGIITASAGNHAQGVAYAARERGAHATIVMPRITPPIKVDATRALGATVALEGDVFDESSAYAAHAARTQGLTFVHPFNDYEVLTGQGTIAMEILEDCPEVTDILVPLGGGGLGAGVAMAVKTFAPHVRVIGVTPEGSVAFQQSFASGTHNVQAASAVHTAAEGVAVREPGGLTFALLEKYLDGFVTVSEREISEMILLMLEKHKMVVEAAGAVSLAALNVLDKVVSVSSLEAQGLENAEILDVPPMNERVIVPILSGGNIDTVTIGAVIQRGMISRGRIMQFGVELPDTPGQLALIAQILADLRANVIELNHDQFKAQSHYTNAVLLEVTVETNGPDHIQQIMDALHMKGFRVNRVY, from the coding sequence ATGACCCCAGAAGAAATCAGTGCATACGTTCAGCGCGATCATGCTGACGACTTAAAAACTGCATCCGAACGTTTGCAGTCGGTTGCTCGTCATACACAACTTGAAGAATCACAGATTCTATCGGAAAGAACTGGCGCTCGCGTGGTGATGAAGCCAGAGAATCTGCAGAAAACAGGATCCTTTAAGCTGCGTGGAGCGTATAACAAAATTGCTTCGTTGTCCCAGGAGGAATTAGATCGAGGCATTATTACTGCATCTGCAGGAAACCATGCGCAGGGCGTAGCGTATGCAGCTCGTGAACGTGGAGCGCACGCAACTATTGTGATGCCACGTATTACGCCACCAATTAAGGTTGATGCTACCCGTGCCTTGGGGGCAACCGTAGCTTTGGAAGGTGACGTGTTTGATGAATCGAGCGCTTATGCCGCACACGCTGCACGCACTCAAGGTTTGACCTTTGTTCATCCGTTTAATGATTATGAAGTGCTGACTGGTCAGGGCACAATTGCTATGGAAATTCTTGAGGACTGCCCAGAAGTTACAGATATTCTGGTTCCTCTCGGCGGCGGCGGGCTAGGCGCCGGCGTTGCTATGGCTGTGAAAACTTTCGCTCCTCATGTGCGAGTTATCGGTGTTACTCCTGAAGGTTCTGTTGCTTTTCAGCAGTCATTCGCATCCGGCACGCATAATGTGCAAGCTGCTTCCGCTGTGCACACGGCCGCAGAAGGTGTTGCCGTACGTGAGCCAGGTGGTCTAACCTTTGCCTTGCTGGAGAAATATTTAGACGGTTTCGTCACCGTATCTGAGCGTGAAATTTCTGAAATGATCCTCCTCATGCTCGAAAAGCATAAGATGGTGGTTGAAGCTGCCGGAGCTGTATCCTTAGCTGCATTGAACGTGCTCGATAAAGTAGTGTCGGTATCATCCTTAGAAGCTCAAGGGCTTGAGAACGCTGAGATTTTGGACGTTCCGCCAATGAATGAGCGCGTGATTGTTCCTATTTTGTCAGGCGGAAATATTGATACGGTAACTATTGGTGCTGTTATTCAACGCGGTATGATTTCGCGCGGACGTATTATGCAGTTCGGCGTGGAGCTTCCAGATACGCCAGGACAGTTAGCTCTGATTGCTCAAATTCTTGCTGATTTGCGTGCTAACGTTATTGAGTTGAATCACGATCAGTTCAAGGCACAATCGCATTACACGAATGCTGTGCTTTTGGAAGTGACAGTAGAAACTAATGGACCTGATCATATTCAGCAGATTATGGATGCTTTACATATGAAAGGTTTCCGCGTAAACCGCGTGTATTAA
- a CDS encoding sugar O-acetyltransferase, translating into MQEFKVLLQLLEHLNAGKPLIPESVEHNTMLRYSEEARRITSALNTSYRTPDEIRELMTQLIGRSVDASFTLFPPFTSDFGKNIHIGKNVFINSGARFQDQGGIFIADNCQIGHNAVFATLNHGIQPDDRGTLYPAPIILEPNVWIGSQVTITPGVTIGENSIVAAGAVVTKDVPANVIAAGVPARVIKSIQ; encoded by the coding sequence ATGCAAGAATTTAAAGTACTTCTTCAACTACTTGAACATCTCAACGCTGGAAAACCGCTCATTCCTGAGAGTGTTGAGCACAACACTATGCTGCGCTATAGTGAGGAGGCACGGCGCATTACCAGCGCACTGAACACCTCGTACCGCACGCCAGATGAAATCCGTGAACTGATGACGCAGCTCATTGGTCGATCTGTGGACGCGAGCTTTACTCTCTTTCCACCTTTTACCAGTGATTTTGGAAAAAATATTCATATTGGCAAGAATGTTTTTATTAACTCTGGGGCGAGATTTCAAGACCAGGGCGGCATCTTCATCGCAGATAACTGTCAGATTGGCCATAATGCCGTATTCGCCACACTCAATCACGGCATTCAGCCAGACGATCGCGGCACACTTTACCCAGCACCTATAATCCTCGAACCAAATGTATGGATAGGCTCGCAGGTGACTATAACTCCAGGCGTTACTATTGGAGAAAACTCGATCGTGGCTGCTGGAGCGGTTGTCACTAAAGATGTTCCTGCCAATGTTATTGCTGCAGGAGTTCCTGCACGCGTAATCAAAAGCATTCAGTAA
- a CDS encoding MerR family transcriptional regulator — MNTPERTYTITEVAKLTGLAASTLRYYESVGICPAIQRDDSSGHRIYTQSNLDFLSWVSCLAATGMSIENMRQYIHNGKNGARNSALQVQLLTEQDAVLKEEAARIRARRKYIEVKIKYWKALEARDTSLAQELAQQASDLIHELR, encoded by the coding sequence ATGAACACTCCAGAACGTACATATACCATTACGGAAGTTGCAAAACTGACCGGCTTAGCAGCATCAACTCTACGATATTACGAAAGTGTTGGCATCTGCCCTGCTATTCAGCGCGATGATTCAAGTGGACATCGAATCTACACTCAGAGTAACTTAGACTTTCTCAGTTGGGTTTCCTGTCTAGCTGCAACCGGCATGAGCATTGAAAATATGCGCCAATACATTCATAATGGCAAAAATGGAGCTCGTAATAGTGCACTCCAAGTTCAGCTTCTGACTGAGCAAGATGCTGTTCTTAAAGAGGAAGCAGCAAGAATTCGTGCTAGACGTAAATACATTGAAGTGAAAATCAAATATTGGAAAGCTCTTGAAGCTAGAGACACCTCTCTAGCTCAGGAGCTTGCTCAGCAGGCATCCGATCTCATACACGAACTGCGCTAA
- a CDS encoding zinc-dependent alcohol dehydrogenase family protein, translating to MKATYMYGPGDVRVDEVAKPHIIEPTDAIIKLAATCVCGSDLWPYRGDDEISEPQAMGHEYVGVVEEVGSAVTQIKVGDFVVGSFCLSDNTCEICASGYPSRCVHGSFMSGAQAEYARVPLADGTLVATPAVPNEDQLKHLMAASDVLGTGWFAADEAQAGPGKIVVVVGDGAVGLLAVLAAKQMGAERIIVMSRHADRQKLAREFGATDVVAERGEEGVAAIKKLTDGLGAHSVIEAVGTQQSMATAIAVTRPGGHIGYVGVSHDVKIDGLNLFFSEVHLMGGPAPVRKYLPHFIDLIFKGAIEPGKVFTKTVSLDDIAEGYRAMHNREAIKTFVTMPQK from the coding sequence ATGAAAGCAACGTACATGTACGGACCTGGAGATGTGCGCGTAGATGAGGTTGCAAAACCTCACATTATTGAGCCTACTGACGCTATTATTAAGCTCGCAGCCACCTGTGTATGCGGTTCGGATTTGTGGCCTTACCGAGGCGACGACGAGATTAGCGAACCTCAAGCAATGGGTCATGAATATGTGGGAGTTGTTGAGGAAGTCGGTTCTGCCGTCACACAGATTAAGGTCGGCGACTTTGTTGTTGGCTCATTCTGCCTTTCCGATAACACCTGCGAGATTTGCGCGTCAGGATATCCATCGCGATGCGTACATGGCAGCTTTATGTCTGGCGCTCAGGCTGAATACGCTCGCGTACCGTTGGCGGACGGCACACTTGTTGCCACTCCTGCCGTACCAAATGAGGATCAGCTCAAGCACCTCATGGCAGCATCAGATGTATTAGGAACCGGTTGGTTTGCAGCTGACGAAGCTCAAGCAGGACCAGGAAAAATAGTTGTTGTCGTCGGCGATGGTGCGGTTGGACTGCTCGCAGTCTTAGCCGCGAAGCAGATGGGAGCTGAACGCATTATTGTTATGAGCCGTCACGCTGATCGTCAGAAGTTAGCACGCGAATTTGGTGCAACAGATGTGGTTGCAGAGCGCGGTGAAGAAGGCGTTGCAGCTATCAAGAAGCTCACTGATGGATTGGGTGCGCACTCAGTTATTGAGGCAGTCGGTACTCAGCAATCCATGGCAACAGCTATTGCTGTTACTCGCCCAGGCGGTCACATTGGCTATGTTGGGGTATCGCACGACGTAAAAATCGATGGTTTGAACCTGTTCTTCTCTGAAGTGCATCTCATGGGTGGTCCAGCACCGGTACGCAAGTATCTGCCACACTTTATTGACCTTATTTTCAAGGGCGCAATTGAACCAGGCAAGGTCTTTACCAAGACAGTAAGTCTTGATGATATTGCTGAAGGATATCGCGCTATGCATAATCGCGAAGCCATCAAGACTTTTGTTACCATGCCACAGAAGTAA
- a CDS encoding NAD(P)H-dependent oxidoreductase → MSTQVLVFHPHIESSTINSALAQAAEQVENANVRYMYSLYPDLRIDVDEEHRLLEAADTIVLQFPFYWYSVPPLLTTWFDDVLTYGWAYGSTGTQLHGKKLQIAVSTGADRNSYNTAGCGYTVDELLAPLKATSHLIGTQWQNPFITYGALSISAESLQSQQNAYAQMLNSLEQH, encoded by the coding sequence ATGTCCACACAAGTATTGGTATTTCATCCTCATATAGAATCGTCAACAATCAACAGCGCTCTGGCACAGGCCGCCGAGCAGGTAGAGAATGCAAATGTGCGATATATGTATTCTTTGTATCCCGATTTGAGAATTGACGTTGACGAAGAACATCGTCTATTGGAAGCTGCTGACACGATTGTTTTGCAGTTTCCGTTCTATTGGTACTCTGTGCCTCCTCTGCTGACCACATGGTTTGATGATGTCCTCACGTATGGCTGGGCATATGGGAGCACCGGCACACAACTTCACGGCAAAAAGCTTCAAATTGCAGTGAGCACGGGAGCAGATCGCAATAGTTATAACACTGCAGGCTGCGGATATACAGTGGACGAGCTGCTCGCTCCGCTAAAAGCAACCTCGCATCTTATTGGCACTCAGTGGCAAAACCCATTCATTACCTACGGGGCACTGTCAATCTCTGCTGAGTCTCTCCAGTCTCAGCAGAACGCATACGCACAGATGCTGAATTCATTAGAACAACACTAA
- a CDS encoding Sir2 family NAD-dependent protein deacetylase has protein sequence MSTHTISIFTGAGISTSVGIPDFRGPDGVWTKHPEQTRVYDIDLFLHNTEAREYSWRWQKESAVWKAQPGPAHKALVELEQSGLLTGIATQNFDGLHEQAGNSPNKVVNLHGTIATSHCLDCGKQYATSEIMDRLDDTPDPHCSDCTGLLKTDVTYFGEALPYGAMEKAAAFIEESDELWVIGSSLEVYPAASLVPYAAQLNKRIRIINAQPTHMDELADSNDIMRDPIEVVVPRLVHEILSTDC, from the coding sequence ATGAGCACGCACACGATTTCAATATTTACTGGAGCAGGAATTTCAACCTCTGTTGGCATACCGGATTTTCGCGGACCAGATGGCGTGTGGACCAAACATCCTGAACAAACACGCGTGTACGATATCGATTTATTCTTACATAACACTGAGGCACGTGAGTACTCTTGGCGCTGGCAGAAGGAGTCAGCAGTATGGAAGGCTCAGCCTGGACCAGCCCATAAAGCTCTTGTTGAGCTGGAACAGTCGGGCTTACTCACTGGCATTGCCACGCAAAATTTTGACGGTCTTCATGAGCAAGCAGGCAATTCACCTAATAAAGTGGTTAATTTACATGGCACTATTGCCACATCACATTGTTTGGATTGCGGCAAACAGTATGCAACGTCCGAAATTATGGACAGGCTCGACGATACCCCTGACCCTCACTGCTCGGATTGCACAGGTTTATTGAAAACCGATGTCACCTATTTTGGCGAAGCTCTTCCGTATGGTGCTATGGAGAAAGCAGCAGCTTTTATTGAAGAGTCCGATGAACTCTGGGTTATTGGCTCTAGTTTAGAGGTGTATCCAGCTGCCTCGTTAGTTCCTTACGCTGCACAGCTCAACAAACGTATTCGCATTATTAATGCCCAGCCAACGCATATGGACGAGCTCGCAGACAGTAACGATATTATGCGCGACCCCATTGAAGTGGTTGTGCCACGGTTAGTACACGAAATTTTGAGCACAGATTGTTAG